In Caldisphaera lagunensis DSM 15908, a single genomic region encodes these proteins:
- a CDS encoding glycosyltransferase family 4 protein: MEFNFFPVMYQTSNSKGQELVAQRMLKWAIKLGYKSYLITSIYHDNEPIIRERDLELSEKPYKIFDRDPKIDLPTIRVLSRKVNWPPRRITFRDFITTLNKIDEEIGINFIVTHSTLWNGPEDTAKWILWRKLMGSIGVQEKKIIYAHMSHYQPPEPGRYDPIERTYRIAWNMTELPSIFKAADLILVVTGIEGEDMITQGANPKQIYIFPGGLDDDEAKKIDDAKPDLFLEQFVKKKLDRKIITYLGTIEERKNPLAVVEIAKHFKNNNDLLFVIAGKPGDQWDKVYKESKKLENVILTGELSVDQKASLIKASYLNIIMSKMEALGLTQIEFMYGGVPVITSAVYGQKWLITNGVEGIHLRGPDDIKGGVEAINKITENESLYMEMREKAREKGKSFLMSKLMKDLLEKAKQLS; encoded by the coding sequence ATGGAGTTTAACTTTTTTCCTGTCATGTATCAAACATCAAATAGCAAAGGCCAAGAACTCGTTGCTCAAAGGATGCTAAAATGGGCAATTAAGTTAGGATATAAATCTTATTTGATAACAAGCATTTATCATGATAATGAGCCAATAATAAGAGAAAGGGATTTAGAATTATCTGAAAAGCCATATAAAATATTTGATAGGGATCCTAAAATAGATCTACCAACGATAAGGGTATTAAGTAGGAAGGTGAATTGGCCTCCTAGGAGAATAACATTTAGGGATTTTATAACAACATTAAATAAAATAGATGAGGAAATAGGGATAAACTTTATTGTTACCCACTCAACTTTATGGAATGGTCCTGAAGATACTGCTAAATGGATATTGTGGAGAAAATTGATGGGAAGCATAGGAGTGCAAGAAAAAAAGATTATTTATGCTCATATGTCCCATTACCAACCTCCAGAGCCTGGTAGATATGATCCCATAGAGAGGACTTATAGAATTGCATGGAATATGACTGAATTGCCATCAATTTTCAAGGCTGCAGACTTAATTTTAGTTGTTACCGGAATAGAAGGAGAAGATATGATTACCCAAGGCGCTAATCCTAAACAAATATACATATTTCCAGGAGGTCTAGATGATGATGAAGCCAAAAAGATAGATGATGCGAAACCAGACCTCTTTTTGGAGCAATTCGTAAAAAAGAAATTAGATAGGAAAATCATAACATATTTAGGCACAATAGAAGAGAGGAAGAATCCTTTAGCAGTTGTTGAAATTGCTAAGCATTTTAAAAACAATAACGATTTATTATTTGTTATAGCTGGCAAACCTGGTGATCAATGGGATAAGGTTTATAAGGAATCAAAGAAACTTGAAAATGTAATTTTAACAGGTGAATTAAGTGTTGATCAGAAAGCTTCATTAATAAAAGCAAGTTATTTAAACATAATAATGTCTAAAATGGAAGCCCTAGGATTAACTCAAATAGAATTCATGTATGGGGGTGTACCAGTTATAACAAGCGCAGTATATGGACAAAAATGGTTAATAACAAATGGAGTTGAAGGTATACATCTAAGAGGACCAGATGATATAAAGGGGGGTGTAGAGGCAATAAACAAAATTACGGAAAATGAATCCCTATACATGGAAATGAGGGAAAAGGCTAGAGAAAAGGGGAAAAGCTTTCTTATGTCTAAGTTAATGAAGGATTTATTAGAAAAAGCGAAGCAACTATCTTAA
- a CDS encoding 4Fe-4S binding protein, which yields MEKLVSYTEMAPGGIVVNPGNSLEYKTGDWKVLIPVINQETCTRCRICWYVCPDNAIIELDKEYTTKKNRKYKVSYDVNSDFCKGCGMCAQECPVKAIEMVPVEVA from the coding sequence ATGGAAAAACTTGTTTCATATACGGAAATGGCTCCAGGAGGAATTGTTGTAAATCCTGGAAATAGCTTAGAATATAAAACTGGAGATTGGAAGGTATTAATTCCAGTTATTAACCAAGAAACCTGCACAAGATGCAGGATTTGTTGGTATGTTTGTCCTGATAATGCAATAATTGAATTAGATAAGGAATATACAACAAAGAAAAACAGGAAGTATAAGGTAAGCTATGATGTAAATTCAGACTTTTGCAAGGGTTGTGGAATGTGCGCCCAAGAATGCCCTGTTAAAGCAATAGAAATGGTTCCAGTAGAGGTGGCTTAA
- a CDS encoding 2-oxoacid:ferredoxin oxidoreductase subunit alpha has product MQELVKRAIPLSTNHAIANAVKDLDVDVISAYPITPQTTVVEKISEFIAKGELDAEYIHVESEHSALSAAISASLTGARAFTATASQGFALMHEMLHIASGLRAPVVMSVAMRSLSAPISIWNDQSDLFNARDSGWIIIFAHTAQEAYDTVIQSYKIAEDHNVLLPVMVGYDGYVMSHTIEPVITEDKEKVLKFAPKKQYPYKLDPDKPVSIGSITPPEYYYEFKYQQVKAINGSLPIIEKTDEDFGKTFGRSYGLMECYMCEDADSLIMTNASYASTLKAFLPEIRKQGLNVGLLRLRVYRPFPLQKFIEYTSDKKNLLVIDRAISYGAPYQGPLANEISGAMVRSGLKLNLISVVTGIGQRTVEFEDFLALARLAHEGRKHEETIFYGVRE; this is encoded by the coding sequence ATGCAAGAATTAGTTAAAAGGGCTATACCTTTAAGCACAAACCATGCAATTGCTAATGCTGTAAAAGACTTAGATGTTGATGTTATATCAGCATATCCAATAACACCTCAAACAACAGTTGTAGAAAAGATATCAGAATTCATAGCAAAAGGAGAACTTGATGCAGAATATATACATGTAGAAAGCGAGCACAGCGCATTAAGTGCAGCAATATCAGCATCTTTAACTGGAGCAAGAGCATTTACCGCAACGGCAAGCCAAGGATTTGCACTGATGCATGAAATGCTTCACATCGCCTCCGGATTAAGAGCGCCTGTAGTTATGAGCGTTGCGATGAGATCTTTAAGTGCGCCTATAAGCATATGGAATGATCAAAGCGATTTATTTAATGCAAGAGATTCAGGATGGATAATAATATTTGCCCATACTGCTCAAGAGGCATATGATACAGTTATACAATCATATAAAATAGCTGAAGATCATAACGTCTTATTACCAGTAATGGTTGGATACGATGGATATGTTATGAGCCATACAATAGAACCTGTTATTACAGAAGATAAAGAAAAAGTATTGAAGTTTGCGCCAAAGAAACAATACCCATATAAACTTGATCCCGATAAGCCTGTTAGTATAGGTTCCATTACTCCACCAGAATATTATTATGAATTCAAATATCAGCAAGTAAAGGCAATAAATGGTTCTTTACCAATTATAGAAAAAACAGATGAAGATTTTGGAAAAACATTTGGTAGAAGCTATGGCTTAATGGAATGTTATATGTGCGAAGATGCGGATTCATTAATAATGACAAATGCAAGCTATGCATCAACATTAAAGGCATTTTTGCCTGAAATAAGAAAACAGGGCTTAAACGTTGGATTATTGAGGCTAAGAGTATATAGACCATTCCCATTGCAAAAGTTCATTGAGTATACAAGTGATAAGAAAAATTTGCTAGTTATAGATAGGGCAATAAGTTATGGAGCACCATACCAAGGTCCATTAGCAAATGAAATTTCAGGTGCAATGGTAAGATCAGGCTTAAAGCTTAACTTAATAAGCGTTGTAACAGGTATTGGGCAAAGAACTGTTGAATTCGAAGACTTTTTAGCATTAGCTAGACTTGCGCATGAAGGAAGAAAGCATGAAGAAACAATATTCTATGGGGTGAGAGAATGA
- a CDS encoding GTPase, translating into MVTNLPAEAIAKLNKYSDAKTVEDKIKALEEFISAVPKHKGTENLLYWARSRLAELRQEEEKERRKKKGGGPRIFIEKAGAGQIAIIGPPNSGKSSLMSRLTNAKVVISPNPFSTTDPIPGMMQYEDIQFQLIDTPPIISNEGNYVNTRVLAIARNSDAIIIVIGLDDENYLNTLKRVIDTLEKRGIMISMQKGYIRIIKHRSGNGINVVFYGKPKFTEEDVKKALSSYRIFNATVEIYGEPSLDDIDASLINAITYKPTIVLFNKKDLNNFKGADLPKDVLYKVVSAKTGEGLEDLGKDIFNILKIKRIYTKKPNAPPDKDPLIIREDATIREIAETINHSNIKYAKIWGKGAKYDGQRVGPDFIPKDKDIVEIRF; encoded by the coding sequence ATGGTAACAAACCTGCCAGCGGAAGCAATTGCTAAGTTAAACAAGTATAGTGATGCAAAAACAGTTGAGGATAAAATTAAGGCATTAGAGGAATTTATAAGTGCTGTTCCAAAGCATAAAGGAACTGAAAACCTGCTTTATTGGGCAAGGAGTAGACTTGCGGAGCTTAGACAAGAAGAGGAAAAAGAGAGGAGGAAGAAAAAAGGTGGGGGGCCAAGAATATTTATTGAGAAGGCAGGAGCAGGTCAAATAGCTATAATTGGTCCTCCTAATTCAGGTAAGAGCAGTTTAATGTCTAGACTTACAAATGCAAAGGTCGTTATAAGCCCAAATCCATTTTCAACAACAGATCCCATACCTGGTATGATGCAATATGAAGATATACAATTTCAGCTAATTGATACACCCCCTATTATTAGCAATGAAGGGAATTATGTTAATACAAGGGTTTTGGCAATAGCTAGAAATTCTGATGCAATAATAATTGTTATAGGATTAGATGATGAAAACTATTTGAATACATTGAAAAGGGTAATAGATACATTAGAAAAAAGGGGTATAATGATATCAATGCAAAAGGGGTATATTAGGATTATAAAGCATAGAAGTGGTAATGGAATAAATGTAGTTTTTTATGGTAAGCCAAAGTTTACTGAAGAAGATGTAAAAAAGGCATTAAGCTCTTATAGAATTTTTAATGCAACAGTTGAAATATATGGTGAACCAAGTTTAGATGATATTGACGCATCTTTAATTAATGCAATAACTTATAAACCAACAATAGTTTTATTTAACAAAAAAGACTTAAACAATTTTAAAGGAGCTGATCTACCAAAAGATGTTTTATATAAGGTAGTTTCAGCGAAAACTGGTGAAGGTCTAGAAGATTTGGGAAAAGATATATTTAACATTTTAAAAATAAAAAGAATATATACAAAAAAACCAAATGCGCCACCAGATAAGGATCCTTTAATAATAAGGGAAGACGCAACAATAAGGGAAATAGCGGAAACGATTAATCATTCTAATATAAAATATGCAAAGATATGGGGAAAGGGGGCTAAATATGATGGTCAAAGGGTTGGGCCTGATTTCATACCGAAAGATAAAGATATTGTTGAGATAAGATTTTAA
- a CDS encoding HAD-IIB family hydrolase, whose protein sequence is MKLIMLDYDGTISPIDVSIDKAFPSNEILNAIRYSRKKGNIIAIVSTKVCDFLMNRVEADVYSCIAGAEILYENRSCIDTNLIKYQDDATTLINFIKNDKEIIRSNARIEVKKTTSNLIAGITIDWRNSSYPESIQKIIEQAEKMKLKVIKYKSEPFIDILVSNLNKGDAVIFLKRLFNPDLTIYFGDSENDLPAFEKTDIPILVLHQYNKHLKNVGVKEMVEFSEVSEAIRKYADY, encoded by the coding sequence TTGAAATTGATAATGCTTGATTACGATGGAACCATAAGCCCTATTGATGTAAGCATTGATAAAGCGTTTCCATCAAATGAAATATTAAATGCAATTAGATATTCTAGGAAAAAAGGAAACATAATAGCTATAGTATCAACAAAGGTATGCGATTTTTTAATGAATAGGGTTGAAGCAGATGTGTATTCATGCATAGCTGGTGCAGAAATATTATATGAAAACAGGTCTTGTATAGATACAAACTTAATAAAATATCAAGATGATGCCACCACTTTAATAAATTTCATAAAAAATGATAAAGAAATCATAAGGAGTAATGCAAGGATTGAAGTAAAGAAGACTACATCAAATTTAATAGCTGGAATAACAATAGATTGGAGAAATTCTTCTTATCCAGAAAGCATTCAAAAAATTATTGAGCAAGCAGAAAAAATGAAATTAAAAGTTATAAAGTATAAAAGTGAACCATTCATTGATATATTAGTAAGCAACTTAAACAAAGGTGATGCAGTTATTTTTTTGAAAAGACTTTTTAATCCTGATTTAACCATCTATTTTGGAGACAGCGAAAACGATTTACCTGCATTTGAAAAAACAGATATACCAATTTTGGTCTTACACCAATATAATAAACATTTGAAAAATGTAGGCGTAAAGGAAATGGTAGAATTTAGCGAGGTTTCGGAGGCGATAAGAAAATATGCAGATTATTGA
- a CDS encoding mechanosensitive ion channel family protein — MQIIDYIIDAVIFILIIVVFYLIGKFVKFLVKRTLEITGFNDWFKHISMGRITLRAGMTAGDFFGNLIAYFLYATGVILSIDYLSTYVTEIRITSSLLTKGLGYVALFVFIIIIGFILIDVFDSYISSEAKLRGGQELEILIVYIKIVLYITVITLAMREVSLDVTPLMILLQPLAWGLAIAFVALIISRYIRRA; from the coding sequence ATGCAGATTATTGATTACATAATAGATGCAGTAATTTTCATTTTAATAATAGTTGTCTTCTATTTAATTGGTAAGTTTGTAAAGTTTTTAGTTAAGAGAACCTTAGAAATAACAGGTTTCAATGATTGGTTTAAACATATAAGCATGGGGAGAATAACATTAAGAGCTGGAATGACCGCTGGAGACTTTTTTGGAAATCTAATAGCCTATTTCTTATATGCAACAGGTGTGATATTATCAATAGATTATTTATCAACATATGTTACAGAAATAAGAATTACCTCCTCATTATTAACCAAAGGATTAGGTTATGTAGCCTTATTCGTCTTTATAATAATAATAGGTTTCATTTTAATAGATGTTTTTGATAGCTATATATCAAGCGAAGCTAAGTTAAGGGGGGGCCAAGAACTTGAAATACTAATCGTTTACATAAAAATTGTTTTATATATAACAGTTATAACCTTAGCTATGAGGGAAGTGAGTTTAGACGTAACCCCATTAATGATTCTTCTACAGCCCCTTGCATGGGGATTAGCAATTGCATTCGTTGCCCTAATAATATCAAGATACATAAGGAGGGCCTGA
- a CDS encoding MBL fold metallo-hydrolase: MENTSLEFPSWLHRIKVPIPIESLKYINVYMISDSNSFSLIDSGMYNMRSFHELSREIKKNGYKINEMESVIVTHFHVDHITLSPVLYSLGASDFYLGLKDEKVLRRGFDKFITKALKIYINHGMPPSEANEISKFHPAMKLVDVYTNDLQEIPWITMSNDSEIDLYGIKFKIIEVPGHTPGQINLYNKENDIIFTGDHILDPITPQITLTDENTDPLGDYLSSLEKISSLNAKIAFPGHKEPILNPSKRAKEIIKHHEERLNEIMKLISKNSLTAYEIAKKVKWRASYNSWEEYPYPERFFAMGETLAHLKRLEKLNLVEKKETKNVYTWSII, translated from the coding sequence TTGGAAAATACGTCGCTTGAATTTCCCTCTTGGTTGCATAGAATTAAAGTTCCAATACCTATAGAATCCCTTAAATATATTAATGTATATATGATTTCGGATAGCAACTCCTTCAGCCTAATTGATTCTGGTATGTATAACATGAGGTCTTTTCATGAATTATCTAGAGAAATTAAAAAAAATGGATATAAAATAAATGAAATGGAATCAGTTATAGTTACACATTTCCACGTTGATCATATAACCCTCTCTCCAGTTTTATATTCTTTAGGAGCATCGGATTTTTATTTAGGTTTAAAGGATGAGAAAGTTTTAAGGAGAGGTTTTGATAAATTCATAACTAAGGCATTAAAAATTTACATTAATCATGGTATGCCTCCTAGTGAAGCAAATGAAATTTCAAAGTTTCATCCTGCGATGAAATTAGTTGATGTATATACAAACGATTTACAAGAAATTCCTTGGATTACTATGAGCAATGATTCAGAAATAGATCTTTATGGAATAAAATTTAAAATAATTGAAGTTCCTGGTCATACACCTGGGCAAATAAATTTATACAACAAAGAAAACGATATAATTTTTACTGGAGACCATATACTTGATCCAATAACACCACAAATAACATTAACAGATGAAAACACCGACCCCTTGGGGGACTATTTAAGCAGCTTAGAAAAAATCTCATCGTTAAACGCTAAAATAGCCTTCCCTGGACATAAAGAACCTATATTGAATCCTTCTAAAAGAGCAAAGGAAATAATTAAACATCATGAAGAGAGGTTAAATGAAATAATGAAGTTAATAAGTAAAAATTCATTAACTGCCTATGAAATTGCAAAGAAAGTTAAATGGAGAGCATCTTATAATTCTTGGGAAGAATATCCATATCCTGAAAGGTTTTTTGCAATGGGAGAAACATTAGCTCATCTAAAAAGGCTTGAGAAATTAAACCTTGTTGAAAAGAAAGAAACAAAGAATGTATATACATGGAGTATTATTTAA
- a CDS encoding AbrB/MazE/SpoVT family DNA-binding domain-containing protein → MSLNSTRRIQRLGGSSLIVTLPKQWAKKLGLKVGDELMILEEGDHLKLVPANNKAAIKAETVSIKYNGVAKIAGPKIIADCAFIHGYNRLNINVKGLDNIAYENLVKTLNENDKVENVVEGIDNVEVELLNPQEDDSSKLIKELNSKLQDMISIATNGEDVKSDLEKIRKEAEDISMTILRTSKKEGEQLDSIAYGLILSLPNLVYTYLVLSSKEKIIKDSQQLAIVLSDLLGGIASSSGRRILNAVKIASESKNNENSTLASIYSIIESIGTKLICPAIIDENMELDLEEQ, encoded by the coding sequence GTGAGTCTAAATTCAACCAGGAGGATTCAAAGGTTAGGGGGTTCAAGTTTAATAGTTACGTTGCCTAAGCAATGGGCTAAAAAACTTGGCTTAAAGGTTGGAGATGAATTAATGATTTTAGAAGAGGGAGACCACTTAAAATTGGTCCCAGCAAATAATAAAGCAGCAATTAAAGCTGAAACAGTATCAATAAAATATAATGGGGTTGCAAAAATTGCAGGCCCAAAAATAATAGCTGATTGTGCATTTATACATGGATATAATAGATTAAATATTAACGTAAAGGGTTTAGATAACATTGCGTATGAGAACTTAGTTAAGACATTAAATGAAAATGATAAGGTAGAAAACGTTGTTGAAGGTATAGATAATGTTGAGGTTGAATTATTAAACCCTCAAGAAGATGATTCAAGTAAATTAATTAAAGAATTAAATTCAAAACTGCAAGATATGATAAGCATTGCAACTAATGGAGAAGATGTTAAAAGTGATTTAGAAAAAATTAGAAAAGAGGCTGAAGACATATCAATGACAATATTAAGAACATCAAAGAAAGAAGGAGAACAATTAGATTCAATTGCTTATGGCTTAATATTATCATTACCTAATCTTGTCTATACATATTTAGTTTTATCAAGCAAGGAAAAAATAATAAAGGATTCACAACAGTTAGCAATTGTTTTAAGCGATCTATTAGGAGGAATTGCATCAAGCAGTGGAAGGAGGATTTTAAATGCCGTTAAAATTGCATCTGAAAGTAAAAATAATGAAAACAGTACATTAGCAAGTATATATTCAATAATTGAAAGCATAGGGACAAAACTTATTTGCCCAGCTATAATAGATGAAAACATGGAATTGGATTTAGAAGAGCAATAA
- a CDS encoding 2-oxoacid:acceptor oxidoreductase family protein yields MTTIEIRWHGRGGQGAVTAGEVLASGAIIEGKYALAFPEFGAERRGAPVRAYTRITDNPNIPRTPIENPDVVVILDRSLLKKEYMEGLKKGGYIIANTPLKPDELIKKIDLPNSYNVSTVDATSIALKWLKANIVNTAILGAVIKTTNLIKIDTIIEVLKNRFHGKIGESNAMAVKEAYDSTLVMKLQEAI; encoded by the coding sequence TTGACTACAATAGAAATAAGATGGCATGGAAGAGGGGGCCAAGGAGCTGTTACAGCAGGAGAAGTATTAGCATCTGGCGCAATTATAGAAGGTAAATATGCTTTGGCATTTCCAGAATTTGGAGCTGAAAGAAGAGGAGCCCCTGTAAGGGCTTATACAAGAATAACAGATAATCCAAATATACCTAGAACTCCAATAGAAAATCCTGATGTAGTTGTTATATTGGATAGAAGCCTTTTAAAGAAAGAATACATGGAAGGGCTTAAAAAAGGAGGATATATTATAGCAAATACGCCATTAAAACCAGATGAATTAATTAAGAAGATTGATTTACCTAATAGCTATAACGTTTCAACAGTTGACGCAACAAGCATAGCATTAAAATGGTTAAAAGCAAACATAGTAAATACTGCAATTTTGGGTGCAGTAATAAAAACTACAAATTTAATTAAGATTGATACAATAATAGAAGTTTTAAAGAACAGATTCCATGGAAAGATTGGGGAATCAAATGCAATGGCAGTTAAGGAGGCATATGATTCAACTTTAGTTATGAAATTACAAGAGGCGATTTAA
- a CDS encoding alkaline phosphatase family protein, with protein MRKVFVLGLDSLPPKVLYENYGKGLDFIREIIKDSQNYLMKTCHPPITVPAWISMFTGKTPGELGIYGFRHRKPGTFDSYIVNSNDVKEKAIWDDLGKKGLKMGLFGVPPTYPPKPINGFMITDFNTPSKEKPYSFPPWIKNELQNNLKEEPIFDVVYRTEDRDKAYNDLMEMIDNHQRILNYLVKKSWDLFLYVEIGVDRAHHMFWKYFDNSHPRYEYHEKYSNAIPTVYKKIDNWFSNLIKQLPKDTIYVIVSDHGTKSMIGSYPINQWLIEQGFLKLKKEVNNEGTDLTFDIIDWNETKVWAWGGYYSRFFFNIKGREPHGIIEKEEVEGLVKDIKNSINKIKGPNNENWKNEAYLPQEIYPVSKGDAPDLTVYLDDLNWRPIGTIGYKSMYLEKNDKGPDDSMHDWYGVFSIYDPEGTLKKGNMGVIEINKIRQVLEELVLS; from the coding sequence TTGAGAAAGGTATTTGTGTTAGGATTAGATTCATTACCTCCAAAGGTATTATATGAAAATTATGGTAAAGGATTAGATTTTATTAGGGAAATTATTAAGGATTCTCAAAATTATTTAATGAAAACATGTCATCCTCCAATAACTGTGCCAGCTTGGATTTCAATGTTTACAGGTAAAACTCCAGGAGAGCTAGGGATATATGGATTTAGACATAGAAAGCCTGGAACTTTTGATTCCTATATTGTTAATTCAAATGATGTAAAAGAAAAAGCAATATGGGATGATTTGGGTAAAAAAGGGTTAAAAATGGGTTTATTTGGTGTACCTCCTACTTATCCACCTAAACCTATAAATGGATTTATGATAACAGATTTTAATACACCAAGTAAAGAAAAGCCTTATTCCTTTCCCCCTTGGATAAAAAATGAATTGCAAAATAATTTAAAAGAAGAACCAATATTTGATGTAGTTTATAGGACAGAGGATAGGGATAAGGCATATAATGATTTAATGGAAATGATTGATAATCATCAAAGAATTTTAAATTATTTAGTAAAGAAGAGCTGGGACCTTTTTCTATATGTTGAAATAGGAGTTGATAGAGCACATCATATGTTTTGGAAATATTTTGATAATTCTCATCCAAGATATGAATATCATGAAAAGTATAGCAATGCAATTCCAACAGTTTATAAGAAAATTGATAACTGGTTTTCCAATTTAATAAAACAATTACCAAAGGATACCATTTATGTTATAGTAAGTGATCATGGAACTAAAAGTATGATAGGCTCATACCCAATAAATCAATGGCTTATTGAACAAGGATTTTTAAAATTGAAGAAAGAAGTAAATAATGAAGGCACAGATTTAACATTTGATATTATAGATTGGAACGAAACAAAGGTGTGGGCTTGGGGTGGTTATTACTCTAGGTTTTTCTTTAACATAAAAGGAAGGGAGCCCCATGGTATAATAGAAAAAGAAGAAGTTGAAGGCTTAGTAAAGGATATTAAGAATTCAATAAACAAAATTAAGGGACCTAATAATGAAAATTGGAAAAATGAAGCATATTTACCTCAAGAAATTTATCCAGTTTCAAAAGGTGATGCTCCAGATCTAACAGTTTATTTGGATGATTTAAATTGGAGACCTATTGGAACTATTGGGTATAAAAGCATGTATTTAGAGAAAAACGATAAAGGGCCTGACGATTCAATGCACGATTGGTATGGAGTTTTTTCAATTTATGATCCTGAAGGAACGTTGAAAAAAGGAAATATGGGTGTCATAGAAATAAATAAAATTAGGCAGGTATTGGAAGAATTGGTTTTAAGTTAA
- the cobB gene encoding NAD-dependent protein deacetylase: MDYIREIAEKLIKANFAVVLTGAGISTGSGIPDFRGPQGIWRVYDPNLFHISYFYENPLDTWKLFKDNMYEKIKDAKPNRAHYSLARLEELNIIKAVITQNIDNLHQKAGSKKVIELHGNMKFAICTQCNRKFDIETAFKEVKENKVPLCPYCGGLLKPDVIFFGEPLPQKELREAFELASESDLFLVLGSSLAVSPANQLPIIAKSNGADLIIINMGETEIDNYADIKVEGRVEDIFPKICKKIEEMIASLSNC, translated from the coding sequence GTGGATTATATAAGGGAAATAGCAGAAAAATTAATCAAAGCAAATTTTGCAGTTGTTTTAACTGGAGCTGGTATCAGTACTGGAAGCGGCATACCAGATTTTAGGGGCCCTCAAGGGATATGGAGGGTATACGATCCAAATTTATTTCACATCTCTTATTTTTATGAAAACCCTTTAGATACTTGGAAGCTATTTAAAGATAATATGTATGAGAAAATTAAGGATGCAAAACCAAATAGGGCACACTATTCTTTGGCAAGACTTGAAGAATTAAACATTATAAAGGCAGTTATAACTCAAAATATAGATAATTTACATCAAAAGGCAGGAAGCAAAAAAGTTATAGAATTGCATGGTAATATGAAGTTTGCAATATGTACACAATGCAATAGGAAGTTTGATATAGAAACTGCTTTCAAAGAAGTTAAAGAAAATAAGGTTCCTTTATGCCCATATTGCGGCGGTTTATTAAAGCCTGATGTAATATTTTTTGGAGAGCCTTTACCTCAAAAAGAATTAAGAGAAGCCTTTGAATTGGCATCTGAAAGTGATTTATTCCTTGTTTTAGGCTCAAGCTTAGCGGTTTCACCAGCTAACCAATTGCCAATAATAGCTAAAAGCAATGGGGCAGATCTAATTATAATAAACATGGGAGAAACTGAAATTGATAACTATGCTGATATAAAAGTTGAAGGAAGGGTTGAAGATATTTTCCCAAAAATATGTAAAAAAATTGAGGAGATGATAGCATCACTTAGCAATTGTTAA